In Solanum stenotomum isolate F172 chromosome 6, ASM1918654v1, whole genome shotgun sequence, one DNA window encodes the following:
- the LOC125869038 gene encoding protein cornichon homolog 4-like gives MGDLLSWLFSFFLLVAVLGTILYQLMCLADLEYDYVNPYDSASRINRVVVPEFALQGALCFLHLVTGHWLMFLICLPYLYYNIKVYTDRCHLVDVTEIFNQLPWDKKVRLYKLGYLVILLAFSIFWMVWSIVDE, from the exons ATGGGCGATCTACTCTCATGGCTATTCTCCTTCTTCCTTCTCGTAGCTGTTCTTGGTACTATCCTATACCAG CTCATGTGCTTGGCAGATCTTGAATATGATTATGTCAACCCTTATGATTCAGCATCTCGGATTAACAGAGTAGTGGTGCCAGAATTTGCTCTTCAAGGAGCATTGTGCTTCCTACATCTTGTGACAGGGCATTGGTTGATGTTTCTGATATGTCTGCCATACTTATATTATAACATCAAAGT CTATACTGATCGCTGCCACTTGGTAGATGTAACTGAGATTTTCAATCAGCTTCCGTGGGATAAGAAGGTTCGGTTGTATAAGCTTGGATACCTTGTGATACTTCTTGCCTTTTCGATATTCTG GATGGTTTGGAGCATTGTGGATGAATGA
- the LOC125867574 gene encoding vestitone reductase yields MEMDDSKGLVCVTGGTGYLASWLIMKLLQHGYSVNATIRSTQDHKTDVSYLTNLPEASQRLRIFNADMDKPESFSAAIEGCVGVFHVAHPMNYGDQEIEEEKIRKAVDGTLGILWECLNSKTVKRVVYTSSRTAVVFNDKGLDTVDESSWSDIHIMKTLKPISAASYVISKTLTEKAALEFAEKHGLDLVTVIPSWIHGPFLSPQFPEPLRPAMAMIYGNQENCMKYPSLTPFVHVDDVANAHILLLENSKAKGRYICSAVEVTPDELFNFLSARYPEYRIPNVDSLREIGGIKHPRLSSKKLLDTGFKYKYGLEEMFDGAIECCKQKGLL; encoded by the exons ATGGAAATGGATGACAGCAAAGGTTTGGTTTGTGTAACTGGTGGAACAGGATATCTAGCATCATGGTTGATCATGAagcttcttcaacatggatacTCAGTAAATGCTACTATAAGGTCCACTCAAG ATCACAAAACAGATGTTAGCTACCTCACTAACCTGCCTGAAGCATCCCAAAGGCTACGGATTTTTAATGCTGACATGGACAAACCGGAAAGCTTTAGTGCAGCTATTGAAGGATGTGTTGGAGTATTTCACGTTGCTCATCCAATGAATTACGGGGACCAAgaaattgaagaggaaaagaTAAGAAAAGCAGTTGATGGAACATTAGGCATTTTATGGGAATGCCTCAATTCAAAAACAGTAAAACGAGTTGTTTACACTTCCAGCAGAACGGCTGTTGTGTTTAATGATAAAGGTTTAGACACAGTAGACGAGAGCTCGTGGTCTGACATCCATATCATGAAAACCTTAAAGCCTATATCTGCAGCTTCTTATGTGATTAGCAAGACTTTAACCGAAAAGGCTGCTCTTGAGTTTGCTGAGAAGCACGGATTAGATTTGGTAACCGTTATACCTAGTTGGATACATGGTCCCTTCTTGAGTCCTCAGTTCCCAGAGCCATTACGACCAGCCATGGCAATGATTTACG GTAATCAGGAAAACTGCATGAAGTATCCCTCGCTTACCCCATTCGTGCATGTAGATGACGTTGCCAATGCACACATACTCCTTCTAGAGAATAGTAAAGCAAAGGGAAGGTACATTTGCTCTGCTGTTGAAGTTACACCAGATGAGCTATTTAACTTCCTCTCAGCTAGGTATCCTGAATATCGAATACCTAACGTCGA TTCATTGAGGGAGATTGGAGGGATTAAGCATCCTAGACTTTCATCAAAGAAACTTTTGGACACTGGATTCAAATACAAGTATGGACTTGAAGAAATGTTTGATGGTGCAATTGAATGCTGCAAACAGAAGGGTTTACTCTAG